A single region of the Coraliomargarita parva genome encodes:
- a CDS encoding MotA/TolQ/ExbB proton channel family protein, which translates to MDSSQYNFILQGGPLMYPLLVVSLIGFVIFIERALYLHKGQIGTQDFLSGIKNLVGKKRLVEALTLCEDTPGPMARIVKSALLRYGHSSEEVRSAIQSAAIVEIPILERRIGTIAAIARIAPLLGFLGTLVAALQAMYQLEAFKGDSGAFSQLLAQALITSATGLAISVMAMLAHHFLYGRVRALVHDFEWVGHSIHEFLTTGDPAAADTEEEDHE; encoded by the coding sequence ATGGATTCCAGCCAATATAATTTTATTCTACAGGGCGGCCCGCTCATGTACCCGCTCCTTGTGGTGAGCCTCATCGGATTCGTCATCTTCATCGAACGCGCTCTGTACCTGCACAAAGGCCAGATCGGGACCCAGGATTTCCTCAGCGGCATCAAGAATCTGGTGGGCAAGAAGCGTCTGGTTGAAGCCTTGACTCTGTGTGAGGATACGCCCGGGCCGATGGCGCGGATTGTGAAATCGGCTCTCTTGCGCTACGGGCATTCCAGTGAGGAGGTCCGCTCTGCTATCCAGTCGGCTGCGATTGTGGAGATCCCCATCCTGGAGCGGCGGATTGGCACCATTGCTGCCATTGCCCGCATTGCGCCTCTCCTCGGCTTTCTCGGTACCCTGGTCGCGGCTCTTCAGGCTATGTACCAGTTGGAGGCCTTCAAGGGGGATAGTGGCGCCTTCAGCCAGTTGCTGGCCCAGGCTCTGATCACTTCGGCAACCGGCCTCGCGATTTCGGTGATGGCGATGCTGGCGCATCATTTTCTCTACGGTCGGGTGCGGGCGCTGGTGCACGATTTCGAGTGGGTCGGGCATAGTATCCATGAGTTCTTAACCACCGGAGATCCGGCGGCAGCGGACACGGAAGAGGAGGATCATGAGTAA
- a CDS encoding ExbD/TolR family protein: MSKRRQGELSERLERGTFTTDFGLASRLKMPEPKLELLPLLDLAFIAMLFGLLFTRFVTMPGVRLDLPQTDLRMQHNASNIAILTVGNGGALYFDGSIHNMNTVRQAFRDRFEASDGSDLALLVKAEASLDLQGFLDICKMAQDAGFSQVQIVGGEVETPGRSAEEEQFTTGVPTI, from the coding sequence ATGAGTAAACGGCGCCAGGGTGAACTGAGTGAGCGCTTGGAGCGGGGGACCTTTACGACTGACTTCGGCTTGGCCTCGCGCTTGAAGATGCCGGAGCCAAAACTGGAACTCCTGCCCTTGCTGGACCTTGCCTTTATCGCCATGCTCTTCGGGCTGCTGTTCACCCGTTTTGTCACGATGCCGGGTGTGCGTCTCGATCTTCCGCAGACCGACCTGCGTATGCAGCATAATGCGTCGAATATCGCCATCCTGACGGTCGGTAACGGCGGAGCCCTGTATTTTGACGGAAGTATCCATAATATGAATACAGTTCGCCAGGCTTTTCGCGACCGTTTTGAGGCTTCGGACGGTTCCGATCTGGCGCTTCTGGTCAAGGCCGAGGCTTCTCTGGACCTGCAGGGCTTTCTCGATATCTGCAAGATGGCCCAGGATGCGGGCTTTTCCCAAGTTCAGATTGTGGGCGGGGAAGTGGAAACGCCCGGCCGCAGCGCAGAAGAGGAGCAGTTTACCACGGGAGTACCTACGATCTGA
- a CDS encoding deoxycytidylate deaminase encodes MDLSAIESEDSVFLTKLEAITTSHPQRPSWDAYFMATALLMASRSSCERLHVGCVMVSGGEQKNRIIAAGYNGFLPGAPHVSRVRDGHEQATVHAEQNAICDAARRGVSLDGATVYITHFPCINCAKILAAAGIDAIYYHRDYRNDDLVKEILTESGVHLKQL; translated from the coding sequence ATGGACCTATCTGCAATCGAATCCGAGGATTCCGTCTTCCTGACCAAGCTGGAAGCGATCACGACCTCGCATCCGCAACGACCGTCCTGGGATGCCTATTTCATGGCCACGGCACTCTTGATGGCCTCCCGTTCCAGTTGCGAACGGTTGCACGTCGGCTGTGTGATGGTCTCCGGAGGGGAGCAGAAGAACCGGATCATCGCGGCCGGCTACAATGGCTTCCTTCCCGGTGCGCCACATGTCTCCAGAGTCCGGGACGGCCACGAGCAGGCGACGGTCCATGCCGAGCAAAACGCGATTTGTGATGCCGCGCGGCGCGGGGTGTCGCTGGACGGGGCGACGGTCTACATCACGCATTTTCCCTGTATCAATTGTGCCAAGATTCTTGCGGCTGCCGGAATCGACGCGATCTACTACCACCGGGACTACCGCAACGACGACTTGGTGAAGGAAATATTGACCGAGAGCGGGGTGCACCTGAAGCAACTGTAG
- a CDS encoding YqgE/AlgH family protein, which produces MRLNQDSDFDEAPPHYAGSLLVAHPSLLDPNFRRSVVLLTAHSEEDGALGVVVNRPLGQTLGEYDPALQQSEMADLPLFYGGPVAADQLILVAWRWTPEDGTFKLFFGIDDVKACKLLKEEPGFNLRGFLGHSGWTGGQLEAEVDEGAWVSSPLTPEMDQFEGDALWRRILSTKGPALRLMSEAPEDPSVN; this is translated from the coding sequence ATGCGACTGAACCAAGACAGTGATTTCGACGAGGCCCCGCCGCACTATGCCGGGTCCCTTTTGGTGGCGCATCCTTCCTTATTGGACCCGAATTTTCGCCGCTCCGTCGTCCTGCTGACCGCCCACTCGGAGGAGGACGGTGCGCTCGGTGTGGTGGTGAACCGGCCCCTGGGGCAAACTCTGGGCGAGTATGATCCCGCTCTGCAGCAGTCGGAAATGGCCGACCTGCCCCTTTTTTATGGCGGACCGGTTGCGGCCGACCAGTTGATTCTCGTGGCCTGGCGCTGGACGCCGGAAGACGGTACGTTCAAACTATTCTTCGGTATCGACGATGTTAAAGCCTGCAAATTGTTGAAGGAAGAGCCCGGTTTCAACCTGCGGGGCTTTCTCGGACATTCCGGGTGGACTGGTGGCCAATTGGAGGCCGAAGTGGACGAAGGAGCTTGGGTGAGCTCACCGCTTACACCGGAAATGGATCAGTTCGAAGGGGATGCGCTTTGGCGCCGGATCCTCTCGACCAAGGGGCCTGCGCTGCGTCTGATGTCGGAGGCCCCGGAGGATCCTTCGGTCAATTAG
- the ykgO gene encoding type B 50S ribosomal protein L36 — MKVVSSLKSLKDRHPDCQVVRRKGRVYVINKTNPRFKARQG; from the coding sequence ATGAAAGTAGTATCTTCTCTCAAGTCGCTCAAAGACCGTCATCCCGACTGCCAAGTGGTTCGTCGTAAAGGGCGCGTTTACGTAATTAACAAGACCAACCCTCGCTTCAAGGCGCGTCAGGGCTAA
- a CDS encoding type B 50S ribosomal protein L31: protein MKSNIHPKLNPVAFVDVSTGTKYLTRSTMRGSKTENIDGVDYQVVICDITADSHPAFTGEKRFVDTAGRVEKFQSKFRRRR, encoded by the coding sequence GTGAAGTCAAATATCCATCCCAAGCTCAACCCGGTTGCCTTCGTCGACGTTTCGACCGGCACGAAGTATCTGACCCGCTCCACCATGCGTGGCAGCAAGACCGAAAACATCGACGGTGTTGATTACCAAGTCGTGATCTGCGACATCACTGCCGACTCGCACCCCGCCTTCACCGGTGAGAAGCGTTTCGTCGACACCGCCGGCCGCGTGGAAAAGTTCCAAAGCAAGTTCCGCCGCCGCCGTTAA
- a CDS encoding ComEC/Rec2 family competence protein, with the protein MESNQSPVRAPLLYLLPGAVTGLELARCWPQAAGLLMLAAAVGLALLAWRFASHPGFIWHLLFGAAVLMAFWSYAAVRGPRIPTDKELSYPERELELLLQIDRILTPAGDGTGLRATTSVLETPAIGLIRKSDRIYLELPPALADKQFQRSAVLAVKGVVSSLPRNDESRDFDHYLQSMGIYYRLQRTNQARLKEPPKAFFRFCHRINQDLQAILRLESPEETGLQRIYMAMLLGLKSELDPSQKQRYRMSGTMHFFAISGLHIGVIALVIGNGLMLCRIPGLIRPFLGLPLLFLYVEVTGAAPSAMRAFLMTAFFWTSFALRRQRSPFAALIGSALAVLVYDPLQLHSLGFQLSYAVVASILLFGLPLQAAVQAQLQPYRWLPEINWKRHHRAIQWCLHQLSLLFCISLSAWLASAPLTASHYGMLSPGSLLLNMLLVHLAALVIITGVLSMGIGLAGIPLVSAYLNYAAWLVLAAMDGLVAHSTSFEFMSFNCPNFPPLLAYGTLASYLAMLLWIHQDRKRVQGLYLAIPAVTVPLAISLGLILNA; encoded by the coding sequence ATGGAATCTAACCAGAGTCCGGTGCGTGCTCCGCTGCTTTACCTGCTGCCCGGAGCGGTTACCGGTCTGGAGCTGGCGCGGTGTTGGCCACAGGCCGCCGGTCTGCTCATGCTCGCGGCCGCCGTGGGATTGGCGCTACTGGCATGGCGCTTCGCGTCACATCCCGGATTCATCTGGCACCTGCTCTTTGGCGCTGCGGTCCTCATGGCCTTCTGGTCCTACGCAGCGGTACGCGGTCCTCGCATTCCCACAGACAAGGAACTCAGCTACCCGGAACGCGAGTTGGAACTGCTGCTTCAGATCGATCGTATCCTGACACCCGCCGGTGACGGCACCGGACTGCGGGCCACAACATCGGTTCTCGAGACACCGGCGATCGGCCTGATCCGCAAAAGCGACCGCATTTACCTGGAGCTGCCGCCAGCCCTGGCCGACAAGCAATTTCAAAGAAGCGCGGTTCTCGCGGTCAAAGGAGTAGTCTCTTCCCTACCCCGCAATGACGAAAGCCGGGACTTTGACCATTACCTGCAAAGCATGGGCATTTACTACCGCCTGCAGCGGACGAACCAAGCCCGCCTAAAGGAACCACCCAAGGCGTTTTTCCGCTTTTGCCACCGGATCAACCAAGATCTGCAAGCGATCCTGCGTCTCGAAAGTCCTGAGGAAACCGGGCTCCAACGTATCTACATGGCCATGTTGCTCGGTTTGAAATCGGAATTGGACCCGTCCCAGAAGCAACGCTACCGAATGAGCGGCACCATGCATTTTTTTGCCATCAGCGGCCTGCATATCGGCGTCATTGCACTCGTCATCGGTAATGGCCTCATGCTCTGCCGGATCCCCGGGCTGATTCGGCCATTTCTCGGCCTGCCACTCCTTTTTCTCTATGTCGAGGTTACCGGGGCCGCCCCCTCTGCCATGCGGGCCTTTCTCATGACCGCCTTTTTCTGGACAAGCTTCGCCCTGCGGCGGCAACGATCTCCCTTCGCCGCTCTGATCGGCTCGGCACTCGCAGTTCTTGTTTATGATCCCCTGCAATTGCACAGCCTGGGCTTCCAACTGTCTTATGCGGTCGTCGCCAGCATCCTGCTCTTCGGGCTCCCGCTTCAGGCAGCGGTTCAGGCGCAACTGCAACCTTACCGCTGGCTGCCAGAGATAAACTGGAAGCGTCACCACCGCGCCATCCAGTGGTGCCTCCACCAACTCAGTCTCCTGTTCTGCATCAGCCTCTCCGCCTGGCTCGCCAGCGCCCCGCTAACCGCCAGCCACTACGGCATGCTCTCCCCTGGATCACTCCTGCTCAACATGCTGCTGGTGCACCTCGCGGCACTGGTGATTATTACCGGAGTCCTGAGTATGGGCATCGGCCTGGCCGGTATCCCCCTCGTGTCAGCTTACCTGAACTATGCGGCCTGGCTTGTCTTAGCCGCCATGGACGGACTGGTCGCACACAGTACCTCTTTCGAATTTATGAGTTTCAATTGCCCGAACTTTCCCCCGCTTCTCGCTTACGGGACACTCGCAAGTTATCTGGCCATGCTGCTCTGGATCCATCAGGATCGAAAGCGGGTACAGGGCCTTTACCTCGCGATACCGGCGGTCACCGTGCCCTTGGCCATCAGTTTGGGGTTGATCCTTAATGCCTAG
- a CDS encoding replication-associated recombination protein A, translating to MLDADDQVGLFGEESGQDSAPRPLAVRMRPRCLSEIIGQDHIVGEGCLLPRLIEADNFGSLIFYGPPGCGKTSMAEVIASETRSKFVRINAVLSNVAELRDILRLARYESAKRTILFIDEIHRFNKSQQDLLLPDVEAGNIRLIGATTHNPGFYVNAPLLSRSHLFRLEPVELDAVSTVLARAIGDSERGLGSHRCTAEPAVYQALAEFSGGDLRRALNALETLVLSQPLGSHIDVDAVEAFAKERQIRYDRDEDEHYDHASAMIKSIRGSDPDAALYWAFKMLQGGEDPRFIARRLVILASEDIGLANSHALTVAVAAFDACERVGLPECEYNLAHAVLYLSTSPKSNSVTRAMAAVKQSLRDKPVQAVPLWLRDAHTKTNKSLGHGKDYLYSHDFPQGISGQEYMLEPQRFFEPGLAGAEAATAQRLEQIRNLKKEIQKRRNAAED from the coding sequence ATGTTGGATGCGGACGATCAAGTCGGCTTATTTGGCGAAGAAAGCGGGCAGGACAGTGCGCCGCGCCCCTTGGCTGTCCGTATGAGGCCGCGTTGTTTGTCGGAGATCATCGGCCAGGACCATATTGTGGGGGAGGGCTGCCTGTTGCCGCGCCTGATCGAGGCGGACAACTTCGGGAGCCTCATCTTCTATGGGCCACCGGGCTGTGGGAAAACCTCGATGGCGGAGGTCATTGCGAGTGAAACACGGAGTAAGTTTGTCCGCATCAATGCGGTACTTTCCAATGTTGCCGAGTTGAGGGACATCCTGCGCTTGGCCCGCTACGAGAGTGCCAAGCGGACGATTCTTTTCATCGACGAGATACATCGTTTCAACAAATCGCAGCAGGACCTGTTGCTGCCGGATGTGGAAGCGGGCAACATCCGTTTGATCGGTGCCACCACCCATAATCCCGGTTTTTATGTCAATGCCCCACTATTGAGCCGAAGCCACCTCTTTCGTTTGGAACCGGTCGAACTGGACGCCGTGTCGACTGTTCTGGCCCGGGCCATCGGCGATTCGGAGCGGGGCTTGGGGAGTCACCGCTGCACCGCGGAACCGGCCGTATACCAGGCCTTGGCCGAGTTTTCCGGCGGGGACCTGCGCCGGGCCCTGAATGCCTTGGAAACACTGGTACTGAGCCAGCCGCTCGGTTCCCATATCGATGTGGATGCGGTCGAGGCTTTTGCCAAGGAGCGCCAGATCCGCTATGACCGGGACGAGGATGAGCACTACGATCACGCCTCGGCCATGATCAAGAGTATCCGCGGCTCGGATCCTGATGCGGCCCTTTATTGGGCCTTCAAGATGCTGCAAGGGGGGGAAGACCCCCGGTTCATCGCGCGCCGTCTGGTCATTCTCGCCTCCGAGGATATCGGTTTGGCGAATTCACATGCCCTGACCGTCGCGGTGGCCGCCTTCGATGCTTGTGAACGGGTGGGCTTGCCGGAGTGCGAGTACAATTTGGCTCATGCGGTTCTCTACCTTTCGACCTCTCCGAAGAGTAACTCGGTCACCCGGGCGATGGCGGCGGTGAAGCAGTCGCTCCGCGACAAACCGGTACAAGCGGTCCCGCTCTGGTTGCGGGATGCCCACACCAAGACCAATAAGTCGCTGGGGCATGGTAAGGACTATCTCTACAGTCACGATTTTCCCCAGGGCATCTCCGGGCAGGAGTACATGTTGGAGCCCCAGCGCTTCTTTGAGCCCGGTCTGGCGGGGGCGGAAGCGGCCACCGCCCAGCGCTTGGAGCAGATCCGCAATCTTAAAAAAGAAATACAAAAACGCCGGAATGCAGCCGAAGATTGA
- a CDS encoding phage holin family protein encodes MDWKQLLKSWVLIALGVLLASYTSMGGIQYDSVGALIIAVVLLSFLNVFLKPVLMLFSLPFIILTFGIGIWLINALLFLFVGWVVGGSDGGFVVNSFGSALWGALVVSITSFIANVAFASKGRGGVNVQIHRGGPTPGNRPSPSAPKRRSELDDDDVIDI; translated from the coding sequence ATGGATTGGAAACAGTTACTGAAGAGCTGGGTGCTGATCGCGCTCGGCGTGCTCCTTGCCTCGTATACCTCCATGGGAGGGATCCAGTACGACAGTGTCGGGGCTCTGATCATCGCGGTGGTCTTGCTCAGCTTCCTCAATGTCTTTCTCAAGCCCGTGCTCATGTTGTTTTCCCTGCCCTTTATCATCCTGACCTTCGGGATCGGTATCTGGCTGATTAATGCACTGCTTTTCCTCTTTGTCGGCTGGGTTGTCGGCGGATCCGATGGCGGATTCGTGGTCAACAGCTTTGGCAGTGCGCTTTGGGGTGCTCTGGTTGTGAGTATTACGAGTTTTATCGCGAATGTTGCCTTCGCCTCGAAGGGCCGGGGCGGGGTGAATGTCCAAATCCACCGTGGGGGGCCTACGCCCGGCAACCGGCCCAGCCCGTCTGCGCCCAAAAGGCGCAGTGAATTGGATGACGACGACGTGATTGATATCTGA
- the lpdA gene encoding dihydrolipoyl dehydrogenase yields MANTTKYDLVVIGGGPAGYAAAIRAGQLGKKVACVEQERPGGTCLNWGCIPSKALLKSAELYSKIQHCDDFGISVKGVDYDFSKIIGRSRGVADTMAKGIAFLFKKNKVDHFTGVGTINVPGMVEITDGPDKGKILPTEKILIATGCKPRRLPDLEVDGERVMTSRQALEMKKQPKSIVIVGAGAIGAEFAYFLNAFGTKVTLVEMLDQVLPIEDHETAAVVAKEFKKQGIDCRVSTAVENIKVAAKNVKMDLVKGDQKESITADSILLAIGVNANTEGLFSPRMKLDLHRGYVKVDDNYESSVKGIYAAGDIIGPPWLAHVATYEAVQAVQGMFGHSKPKRVKLFPGCTYCLPQVASIGKTEKKLKEEGVAYKVGKFPFQASGKAVASNQPEGFVKILVDEKYGEILGAHIVGADATELIGEYCLGMQLETTVEEIHHTIHAHPTLSEATMEAAATVFGEAIHI; encoded by the coding sequence ATGGCAAACACCACAAAATACGACCTCGTTGTCATCGGCGGTGGCCCTGCGGGCTACGCGGCAGCTATTCGTGCCGGCCAGCTCGGCAAGAAAGTGGCCTGCGTTGAGCAGGAGCGTCCGGGCGGCACCTGCCTGAACTGGGGCTGCATTCCGTCGAAAGCCTTGCTGAAGAGCGCCGAGCTCTACAGCAAGATCCAGCACTGCGATGATTTCGGGATCAGTGTCAAGGGGGTCGATTATGACTTTTCCAAGATCATTGGCCGCTCCCGTGGGGTGGCCGATACCATGGCCAAGGGTATCGCCTTTCTTTTCAAAAAGAACAAGGTCGACCACTTTACCGGCGTCGGAACCATCAACGTGCCCGGCATGGTGGAAATCACCGACGGGCCGGACAAGGGCAAGATTCTGCCGACCGAGAAGATCCTTATCGCGACCGGCTGCAAGCCCCGTCGCCTGCCGGATCTTGAAGTCGACGGCGAGCGGGTCATGACCTCCCGTCAGGCCCTGGAAATGAAGAAGCAGCCGAAATCCATCGTGATCGTGGGGGCCGGTGCGATCGGGGCCGAGTTTGCCTACTTCCTCAACGCTTTCGGGACCAAGGTGACGCTGGTTGAAATGCTCGACCAGGTGTTGCCGATTGAGGACCATGAGACGGCTGCCGTGGTTGCAAAGGAATTCAAGAAGCAGGGCATCGATTGCCGTGTGTCCACCGCGGTCGAGAATATCAAGGTCGCCGCCAAGAACGTGAAGATGGACCTGGTCAAGGGCGATCAGAAGGAGAGCATCACGGCCGACAGTATCCTTCTAGCCATTGGCGTGAATGCGAATACCGAAGGGCTCTTCTCGCCCCGCATGAAGCTCGATTTACACCGTGGTTACGTGAAGGTGGACGACAATTACGAATCTTCCGTCAAGGGGATCTATGCCGCTGGTGACATTATTGGCCCGCCTTGGTTGGCTCACGTAGCGACCTATGAGGCAGTTCAGGCGGTCCAGGGCATGTTCGGACACAGCAAGCCGAAGCGGGTGAAACTGTTCCCCGGATGTACCTACTGTCTGCCGCAGGTGGCCAGTATCGGCAAGACCGAGAAGAAGCTCAAGGAAGAGGGCGTGGCGTACAAGGTTGGCAAATTCCCCTTCCAGGCTTCCGGCAAGGCGGTGGCTTCGAACCAACCGGAAGGTTTCGTCAAGATCCTCGTGGACGAGAAGTACGGCGAAATCCTCGGTGCGCACATTGTAGGTGCCGATGCCACCGAGTTGATCGGTGAGTACTGCCTGGGCATGCAGCTGGAAACCACGGTGGAGGAAATTCACCACACCATCCATGCGCACCCGACCCTGAGCGAGGCGACGATGGAAGCTGCGGCCACCGTATTCGGCGAAGCGATCCACATCTAG
- a CDS encoding multiheme c-type cytochrome, whose amino-acid sequence MFQKAYLFGGATALVVGAALVGGWTPVAVDEDPVLFMPGSQPGSTVLESIDQCMNCHSGYDAPVEPGHTWAGSMMAQAARDPLWLASVTVALQDSVWLLGNANAGDLCLRCHSPVGWLGGRSDPSNGTALDAGLGDYDGVNCSSCHQMIDPIAAERQEPWLAAETDPVIQTAADATYALDTSLLGSFVLFDNSGFYDVDTDLPLAYGTGALPDYIEASSGQYFMDPDTAVKRGNRHDAEPKSHSVNYSRFHKMHGQCAVCHDVSNAAMANAVLGLETSSAQSAASYFHVERTLSEFLLSAYGQPGGASTRGALAENVVSASSCQDCHMPVSTGKACNKNVPVRSDLRVHDLSGGGYWISRVLASVDASADNPLKDDLNLQLLDGTLYPGAVIDVAGLQAQGAALSDGADRALSMLTHAANLLPLGPNSLRVYNNTGHKLISGFPEGRRMWLNLRFYDASGSLIFEINPYTPLVVSRDSDGRPTYVSGAELEHTRDDLVFEVAMQSSLTGEDKTFHMALATDRYKDNRIPPVGFNVAASTFRLAQPRADGVDALDLFSASEYAGGYKDVFFNLPEACVTWEAVLYYQSTSKEYMEFLRDEINGVAESLSSPTPSGEADAYIAQSDVFFSTLADWGNAVWELWLHNEGAPPIEMVRTISPPCVTALGQTESGFSVQFMAYAGRVYELQARDELTIGEWTTIAGPVSGLGELVEFVDPDGSTKTKRFYRLVNELEE is encoded by the coding sequence ATGTTTCAGAAGGCTTATTTGTTCGGAGGCGCTACTGCCTTGGTCGTGGGGGCAGCTCTGGTGGGAGGATGGACGCCCGTAGCAGTGGACGAGGACCCTGTTTTATTCATGCCCGGATCGCAACCGGGATCGACGGTTTTGGAGTCCATTGACCAGTGTATGAATTGCCACAGCGGCTATGACGCGCCGGTTGAGCCCGGACACACCTGGGCCGGTTCCATGATGGCGCAAGCGGCCCGCGATCCGCTCTGGCTGGCCTCGGTTACGGTCGCTTTACAGGATTCGGTCTGGCTTTTGGGGAATGCCAACGCAGGCGATCTCTGTTTGCGATGCCACAGCCCGGTTGGCTGGTTGGGAGGTCGAAGCGATCCCTCCAATGGAACGGCGCTCGACGCCGGCTTGGGGGATTATGACGGGGTGAATTGCTCCTCCTGCCATCAAATGATCGACCCGATCGCGGCGGAGCGTCAGGAGCCTTGGCTGGCAGCAGAAACCGATCCGGTCATCCAGACGGCAGCGGATGCAACGTATGCGTTGGATACAAGCTTACTAGGATCCTTCGTTCTCTTTGATAATAGCGGTTTCTATGATGTGGATACGGATTTGCCGCTGGCCTATGGTACGGGGGCTTTGCCCGACTACATCGAGGCCAGTTCCGGACAGTATTTTATGGACCCCGATACGGCAGTGAAGCGGGGCAACCGGCATGACGCGGAGCCGAAAAGCCACTCGGTGAATTATTCACGTTTCCATAAAATGCACGGCCAATGCGCGGTTTGTCATGACGTGTCAAATGCGGCCATGGCCAATGCGGTGCTCGGTTTGGAGACGAGCAGTGCCCAGTCGGCGGCGAGCTATTTCCATGTGGAGCGCACGCTTTCGGAATTCCTGTTGAGTGCTTACGGGCAGCCCGGCGGCGCGTCCACTCGGGGAGCGCTTGCGGAGAATGTCGTATCTGCGAGCAGCTGTCAGGATTGCCACATGCCTGTCTCTACGGGCAAGGCCTGCAACAAGAATGTACCGGTCCGCTCAGACCTTCGGGTGCATGACCTGAGCGGGGGCGGCTACTGGATCAGCCGGGTGCTGGCTTCGGTGGATGCGTCTGCGGACAATCCCTTGAAAGATGACCTGAATCTGCAGCTTCTGGACGGCACTCTCTATCCCGGTGCTGTGATCGACGTCGCCGGCCTTCAGGCGCAGGGGGCGGCCTTGTCGGACGGGGCGGACCGTGCCCTCTCCATGTTGACGCATGCGGCCAATCTTCTGCCTTTGGGACCGAATTCGCTACGGGTGTACAACAATACCGGGCATAAGTTGATCTCGGGTTTTCCTGAAGGGCGTCGCATGTGGCTGAACCTCCGGTTTTACGATGCGAGCGGCAGCTTGATTTTCGAGATTAACCCCTACACGCCCTTGGTCGTTAGCCGTGATTCAGATGGGCGTCCGACCTATGTTTCCGGTGCGGAGCTGGAGCATACGAGGGATGATCTTGTTTTCGAAGTGGCGATGCAGAGTTCGCTTACGGGAGAGGACAAGACCTTTCACATGGCCCTCGCCACCGACCGCTACAAGGATAACCGTATCCCACCGGTCGGATTTAATGTGGCGGCTTCGACGTTCCGTCTGGCGCAACCTCGAGCCGACGGGGTGGATGCGCTGGACCTCTTCTCGGCCTCGGAGTACGCCGGTGGCTACAAGGATGTCTTTTTCAATTTGCCGGAAGCCTGTGTGACTTGGGAGGCGGTGCTCTATTACCAGAGCACCTCGAAGGAATATATGGAATTCCTCCGCGATGAGATCAACGGTGTGGCTGAAAGCTTAAGTAGTCCGACCCCCTCCGGGGAGGCCGATGCCTATATTGCCCAAAGCGATGTCTTTTTCAGTACGCTGGCTGATTGGGGCAATGCAGTCTGGGAGCTTTGGTTGCACAATGAAGGGGCGCCGCCCATCGAAATGGTACGCACTATCAGTCCGCCCTGTGTGACCGCTCTGGGGCAGACTGAATCGGGCTTCTCGGTCCAGTTCATGGCTTATGCAGGCCGAGTATATGAGCTGCAGGCCCGTGACGAATTGACCATTGGGGAATGGACGACGATTGCCGGTCCGGTGTCAGGCTTGGGGGAACTGGTTGAATTCGTCGATCCTGATGGCAGTACGAAGACCAAGCGATTCTACCGTCTGGTGAACGAGCTTGAGGAGTGA
- a CDS encoding LamG-like jellyroll fold domain-containing protein gives MNEHVVPHFILPSEPSDFPGLVAFWNFTESGDSFRACQGEPYILNSQSGTLAAIDSDTAPFGGKALHLEEGQWLNCARSECPKLDIHGPSGHLTVLAWIRRARKSNTECEFIAGQWNESNKGRQYGLFLNIGVWQQADQVCGHLSNVGGPTPGFKYCIDGPVGSKPVPRDEWSVVGMSYDGQCGYAWLNGQLDTREGLNPYSMAGGLHNGGPNGSDFTVGAVDRHSNIGNFFTGDIAALAVYDRALSPAEIYALSSK, from the coding sequence ATGAATGAACACGTTGTGCCTCACTTCATCCTCCCATCCGAACCATCCGATTTTCCCGGGCTGGTCGCCTTTTGGAACTTCACGGAGAGTGGTGACAGCTTTCGAGCCTGCCAGGGCGAGCCCTATATCCTGAATTCCCAATCCGGCACGCTCGCCGCGATTGATTCGGACACTGCGCCCTTCGGGGGGAAAGCCTTGCACCTGGAGGAAGGCCAGTGGTTGAACTGCGCGCGCAGCGAGTGCCCGAAATTGGACATTCATGGCCCATCCGGCCACCTTACGGTGCTGGCCTGGATCCGCCGCGCACGCAAGTCGAACACTGAGTGCGAATTTATCGCCGGCCAGTGGAACGAGAGCAACAAAGGCCGCCAATACGGCTTGTTCTTAAATATCGGCGTGTGGCAACAGGCGGATCAAGTATGCGGGCACCTCTCGAATGTCGGAGGCCCCACTCCCGGCTTCAAGTATTGCATCGACGGTCCGGTCGGCAGCAAGCCCGTGCCCCGTGACGAATGGTCCGTCGTCGGCATGAGCTATGACGGCCAATGCGGCTATGCATGGCTCAACGGTCAACTGGATACCCGTGAAGGCCTCAACCCCTACTCAATGGCCGGCGGCCTGCACAATGGCGGCCCCAATGGCTCCGACTTCACCGTCGGCGCAGTCGACCGCCACAGTAACATCGGCAACTTCTTCACCGGAGACATCGCGGCACTGGCGGTCTATGACCGTGCACTCTCGCCTGCGGAGATCTACGCGCTCTCGAGCAAGTAA